A region of Phoenix dactylifera cultivar Barhee BC4 unplaced genomic scaffold, palm_55x_up_171113_PBpolish2nd_filt_p 000213F, whole genome shotgun sequence DNA encodes the following proteins:
- the LOC103720976 gene encoding uncharacterized protein LOC103720976 isoform X4 has translation MEDDAGIHDEDLDHLSPLDAPGDLPQEDEESHEEENEELGGDWGSSFPTVASYRPKLTEILKNLHSPEVKIYSEASKEFIDLLRGVSGCEILREYVELSPKCLELAEAWRLHQGKPGMTHILSLVSVILEHPDGKSPSGGISRSLDSFARLLIESKLNDIYTELNSQELRRQSAALFLLASIVKRGMGLASEVAKIFDFKLPVLSKLSGVQKKGGKEVRHGKNRSTRQAFVGFALSFLEVGNPRLLRWIIQQREMYSGVLRWLGSDDTETVVYILSTLRDKILSEHSLIPPGLRSVLFGSVTLEQLSYISGNSMAGPGADIAYEVLVLVCTDPSNGLMPGLNLKGNEKRLLALMKKLKATEVDYHRELLLAIVKKRPSLCSAYMDDFPYNLEPRPSSLWFAAVSLAADMISSINADTAIMGVASHSNDLLAVNDNELQSILKCIIPRACTRSVINKGLLHSDILVQHGTLRLILESLKSLQNLIKAIEDMVESMHVRKIIDGSREVITNLHGLPGFSCFELNGCLGDENFSHMDEPGVERWVSVKQYIQDEVRAVLPDPQVLLKLLSSLSSLCCRHSKTSGRNLKRSADLPVVGVKKLKSDTPGESIDIVIGGIDAEPTNDTLDEQKEDNKQNMDVEKDHTAIIAELWGLNHQAKIPDEPGHAEIFFHSKLLDVLKFYLCTMPVAFEGSFDFFKILPINPLTLSTDQQQSLLSLLVEFVGQSPGSSGSARTPDLMYKHLQPLINVLIYSQDKRVKGKAYVLARAAMISTGAFDQNFSEIDAWLFFLPGYNIRKYFVETQGAEMFHDFSAVVISFLCDSVSTVGNNLYKYLDHMQKLISRLDDSKDDSPGFSPLVVCILQKCLRLLESDSGTFRLYERSMIALYVCNTLSLLLQSQVDMKTLPGLINLVLTEKFTDHISVANDSESSLCEWRPIKNLLCFARSILHQQSCSFFSISESAPEGHGNSFFLVLAKIKEFLHRGNAGSLAGMAVAFSSSILCASPGDILKNFPLLLTMAQQHFRSHIPFLSLVLFSEQKFLAKVSNLWPDMFICGLEMIEGSDRNNCRVDNGHLIHSNESVSSVSQNHLDSRESAASAFCLFLRHAPFYTLFSAFLSFESWKKHSTRMLDLFRAKIAEGLIDDLITYLRYALFWSYQILSSYKAKPSDILEELFMICFTLVDYIFDRIVVLASDPAKFQTEGTSCTTQYVQDLVDLIFHHPVVSLSVSHPLCCSQEHADESLGDSEEAFLNSLKQNFHPMNNLMLQFLIKVFEFLLALEYQNSYASEVHGPFTESVLEVPKLLVQKVVLLFRENFDLCVEKRDLEPLIPCYNIFDAFMHFVSPFELLELVFWMFSKLENEDSGCTSVFTSAVILCLHIANGTLNMLYNLLQQPKLKSESYLFWEMKIKSFNTAILQRVFYKILDFSISFNLESADICLFSVVDAVYSLRVAKPQPALLPLYMLLSRMIINSPVKLLLHCLYPTSKIKAKTLFRLIEVSPMHMRLFGQIFLGILAKHLTVLDALNVDGASASWGKVTDMNCDYILSEDDFVLLLPSALSYLMSSLCNNRKQDIKLFGSIPTFYFKILMDGFSNWNSYVSRSNFQEEYDEFSLTSMEDFHNLFNNSLLGKAATMLHYFFIINGNSIGKKQRLKIFDDIYSHSSDLLDCDFKAFNTFSYKESLKLINEISAKMALTRLLLFPPESLMQVSGIEIEGLDKMTVEWESERMNSAKLRFMSILVKTLDWIVRGFPQNMEGTLTSCSADSCRVFRFLEHSILRNIIQLSIKIKTYLIQLPSIPFLKLFIRSCLLNRFEDPVTLKAIRCILASLSEGSFSSTEILDLLLGHSQFVLTILCGDATSDSSSFAPSGTLLQPVPSILKSVDVICIDQITQKGGVICDMLSKLKNENCSLEKRRLELIKLLRVLYHFRNRENNTGLVKDDRMDSKELIFLLLSAYGATLSETDLEILHLMHQIESIEGSEYDTIAEMDYLWGSSALKFKKELTVDKLASCSTEERHRMLFRENIPVDTKLCMKTVLHFCYNRSSRTAIVSLKKLLEDNFVDTTERPSSNDHLLQRYDPAFILRFSIHCLLMGYIEAIEFSRLGLLAITFVSISSPDDDLRKLGYESLGSFKKALQA, from the exons ATGGAGGACGACGCGGGAATCCACGACGAGGACCTCGACCATCTCTCACCTCTCGATGCACCCGGCGACCTCCCCCAAG AAGATGAAGAGAGTCATGAAGAAGAAAATGAGGAACTAGGAGGAGATTGGGGGTCTAGTTTTCCGACTGTAGCTTCGTACAGACCAAAACTTACAGAAATATTAAAGAACTTGCACTCCCCGGaggtaaaaatttattctgaagCCTCGAAGGAGTTTATTGATTTGTTAAGGGGGGTTTCTGGCTGCGAGATTTTACGCGAGTATGTTGAGTTATCGCCCAAATGCTTGGAGCTTGCAGAAGCTTGGAGACTTCACCAAGGGAAGCCTGGGATGACCCATATATTGTCATTGGTGTCAGTGATCCTTGAACACCCGGATGGGAAGTCACCGTCTGGTGGGATCAGCAGAAGTCTCGACAGCTTTGCCCGTTTgttaattgagtcaaaattgaatgATATTTACACTGAACTGAATAGCCAAGAGCTTCGGCGCCAGAGTGCTGCACTATTTCTTTTGGCTTCGATTGTTAAGCGTGGGATGGGGTTAGCTTCTGAGGTtgctaaaatttttgattttaagCTTCCGGTGCTTTCCAAGCTCTCAGGTGttcagaagaagggaggaaaagaAGTGAGGCATGGCAAAAATCGTTCCACAAGGCAGGCCTTTGTTGGGTTTGCCCTTTCATTCCTGGAGGTTGGGAATCCTAGACTGTTGAGGTGGATCATCCAGCAAAGGGAAATGTACTCCGGGGTGCTCCGTTGGCTTGGAAGTGATGACACCGAGACCGTTGTTTATATTCTATCCACACTCCGGGATAAAATTTTAAGCGAACACTCCCTCATTCCTCCGGGACTCCGCAGTGTTCTCTTTGGAAGTGTCACCCTCGAGCAGTTGAGCTATATTTCAGGAAATTCTATGGCAGGCCCTGGTGCAGATATTGCGTATGAGGTTTTGGTTTTGGTATGTACTGACCCTAGTAATGGGTTGATGCCTGGTTTGAACTTAAAGGGCAATGAGAAGAGGCTGTTGGCGCTCATGAAGAAGTTGAAGGCCACTGAAGTTGATTATCACAGGGAGTTACTGTTGGCTATTGTTAAAAAAAGGCCATCTCTATGCTCAGCATACATGGATGATTTCCCATACAATTTGGAGCCCCGTCCATCTTCTTTGTG GTTTGCTGCCGTTTCTCTTGCAGCTGACATGATTTCTTCGATAAATGCTGATACTGCTATTATGGGTGTTGCTTCCCATTCCAATGATCTGCTAGCTGTGAATGATAATGAACTGCAGAGTATCTTGAAGTGCATAATTCCCCGTGCATGTACTCGGTCAGTGATAAATAAGGGCTTGCTTCACTCTGACATTCTTGTGCAGCATGGCACTTTAAGACTTATTTTGGAATCTCTCAAATCACTGCAAAATCTTATCAAGGCAATTGAAGACATGGTAGAGAGCATGCATGTGAGAAAAATAATAGATGGCTCTAGGGAAGTGATTACTAACTTACATGGTCTTCCAGGTTTCAGTTGCTTTGAACTTAATGGATGTTTGGGAGATGAAAATTTCTCTCATATGGATGAACCAGGGGTTGAAAGGTGGGTGTCTGTAAAGCAGTACATTCAGGATGAGGTCAGAGCAGTGCTGCCTGATCCTCAAGTTCTATTGAAATTACTCTCTTCACTTAGTTCACTATGTTGCAGACATTCTAAAACTTCAGGGAGGAATCTAAAGAGATCTGCAGATTTGCCTGTAGTTGGTGTGAAGAAATTGAAATCTGATACACCTGGTGAGAGTATTGATATAGTTATAGGTGGGATTGATGCTGAACCTACCAATGATACCCTTGATGAACAGAAAGAAGATAACAAGCAAAATATGGATGTGGAGAAGGATCATACAGCAATAATAGCTGAACTCTGGGGCTTGAATCATCAGGCGAAAATCCCAGATGAACCAGGGCATgctgaaatattttttcactCCAAACTGCTTGATGTTCTCAAGTTCTATCTG TGTACAATGCCCGTTGCTTTTGAGGGATCATTTGACTTCTTCAAAATTCTACCCATCAATCCTTTAACTCTGTCTACTGATCAGCAACAATCATTATTGTCTTTATTAGTTGAGTTCGTTGGACAATCTCCAGGAAGCAGTGGTTCAGCAAGAACCCCGGATTTGATGTACAAACACTTGCAGCCATTGATCAATGTCTTGATATATTCACAAGATAAAAGAGTAAAAGGTAAAGCTTATGTATTGGCACGGGCAGCCATGATAAGCACTGGTGCTTTTGATCAAAACTTCTCAGAGATTGATGCATGGTTATTCTTCTTACCTGGTTACAACATAAGAAAGTATTTTGTGGAAACTCAAGGAGCGGAAATGTTTCATGACTTCTCTGCTGTTGTCATATCGTTTCTTTGTGATTCTGTTTCAACGGTTGGAAATAACTTGTACAAGTATTTGGATCATATGCAAAAGCTTATCTCTAGATTAGATGACTCTAAAG ATGATTCTCCTGGGTTCAGTCCTCTCGTTGTTTGTATCCTACAGAAATGCCTCAGGCTGTTAGAGTCGGATTCTGGCACCTTTAGATTGTATGAGAGATCCATGATTGCTTTATATGTGTGCAATACACTAAGCTTACTTTTGCAGTCTCAG GTAGACATGAAAACTTTACCTGGTCTGATAAATTTGGTTTTAACTGAAAAGTTTACTGATCATATATCAGTAGCTAATGATTCTGAGAGCTCCCTCTGCGAATGGAGGCCAATAAAGAAtctgttatgttttgcaagaagtATCCTTCATCAACAGAGTTGTagtttcttttcaatatcaGAAAGTGCTCCTGAAGGGCATGGTAACTCTTTCTTCTTAGTACTTGCTAAAATAAAGGAGTTTTTACATCGGGGAAATGCTGGCAGTCTAGCTGGAATGGCTGTTGCCTTTTCATCATCAATCTTATGTGCTTCTCCTGGGGATATATTGAAAAATTTCCCTTTACTTCTTACCATGGCCCAACAGCATTTCAGATCTCATATCCCTTTCTTGTCATTGGTACTTTTCTCCGAACAAAAGTTTCTTGCTAAGGTTTCTAATCTGTGGCCAGATATGTTCATTTGTGGTCTGGAAATGATTGAGGGTTCAGATAGGAATAACTGCAGAGTGGATAATGGACATTTAATTCATAGCAATGAATCTGTTTCATCAGTGTCTCAAAACCATTTGGATTCCAGGGAATCAGCTGCTTctgcattttgtttatttttgaggCATGCTCCTTTTTATACACTATTTTCTGCATTCTTGAGCTTCGAGAGTTGGAAAAAGCATTCGACTAGAATGCTAGACTTATTTAGAGCTAAAATAGCTGAAGGTTTGATTGATGACTTAATCACTTATTTGAGATATGCACTATTTTGGAGTTATCAGATATTGTCATCCTATAAAGCTAAGCCATCTGACATTCTTGAAGAACTTTTCATGATCTGTTTCACTCTTGTTGATTATATATTTGACCGAATTGTGGTATTGGCTTCTGATCCTGCTAAATTTCAAACTGAAGGAACATCTTGTACTACACAATATGTTCAAGATTTAGTTGACCTGATTTTCCATCACCCCGTTGTGAGTCTGTCTGTGTCACACCCTTTGTGCTGCAGCCAAGAACATGCAGATGAAAGCTTGGGGGACAGTGAGGAAGCCTTTTTGAATTCCTTAAAACAAAACTTTCATCCAATGAACAATCTTATGCTGCAATTTTTGATTAAGGTTTTTGAGTTTTTGCTAGCTCTGGAATATCAGAATAGTTATGCATCTGAAGTCCATGGTCCTTTTACTGAATCAGTTTTAGAGGTTCCCAAGCTCCTGGTTCAGAAGGTAGTGTTGTTATTTAGGGAAAATTTCGATCTATGTGTTGAGAAAAGAGATCTAGAGCCCCTTATCCCATGTTACAACATCTTTGATGCTTTCATGCATTTTGTATCTCCGTTTGAACTGCTTGAACTTGTATTCTGGATGTTTTCTAAACTGGAAAATGAGGATTCTGGCTGTACATCAGTATTTACATCTGCTGTTATTCTCTGTTTGCATATTGCCAATGGCACATTGAATATGCTATACAATCTTTTACAACAGCCAAAGCtgaaatcagaatcttatctGTTTTGGGAAATGAAGATTAAGAGTTTCAACACTGCAATTCTTCAAAGAGTTTTCTATAAGATTCTTGATTTTTCCATAAGCTTCAATCTAGAAAGTGCAGATATTTGTTTATTCAGTGTTGTTGATGCTGTCTATAGTCTGAGAGTTGCAAAACCTCAGCCTGCTCTGCTTCCATTGTATATGTTGTTGTCTAGGATGATCATCAACAGTCCCGTGAAATTGCTACTACACTGCTTGTATCCAACAAGTAAGATCAAAGCAAAAACTTTGTTTCGGCTCATTGAAGTGAGCCCTATGCATATGAGGCTTTTTGGCCAGATATTCTTGGGTATTCTGGCAAAACACTTAACTGTTCTGGATGCTTTAAATGTGGATGGTGCATCTGCATCTTGGGGTAAAGTGACTGATATGAACTGTGACTATATCCTTTCAGAGGATGACTTTGTGCTTCTGTTGCCTTCTGCTTTATCATACTTGATGTCTAGCTTATGTAACAATAGGAAGCAGGATATCAAACTTTTTGGATCTATACCAACATTttactttaaaattttaatggATGGTTTCTCGAATTGGAACAGCTATGTGTCTAGAAGCAATTTTcaggaggaatatgatgaattTTCACTGACATCAATGGAGGATTTTCATAATCTTTTCAACAACTCTCTTCTTGGGAAAGCGGCCACTATGTTGCATTACTTTTTCATCATAAATGGAAATTCAATTGGAAAGAAACAGCGGTTGAAAATATTCGATGATATTTATTCCCACTCATCAGATCTACTTGATTGTGATTTTAAAGCATTCAATACCTTCTCTTACAAGGAGTCCTTAAAGCTGATTAATGAAATCTCTGCAAAGATGGCATTGACAAGGTTATTGTTATTTCCTCCTGAAAGTTTAATGCAGGTTTCAGGAATTGAAATAGAAGGACTTGATAAGATGACTGTTGAATGGGAATCTGAGAGAATGAATTCTGCAAAACTAAGGTTTATGAGCATTCTGGTCAAGACATTGGATTGGATTGTCAGGGGCTTTCCTCAAAATATGGAGGGCACTTTAACATCTTGCAGTGCTGACAGTTGTCGTGTTTTTAGATTTTTAGAACATTCCATTTTGAGGAACATTATTCAGCTGTCAATAAAGATTAAAACCTATCTTATCCAGTTGCCATCTATTCCGTTTCTAAAGTTATTTATTAGATCTTGCCTCCTCAATAGATTTGAGGATCCTGTTACTTTAAAAGCAATTCGCTGCATTCTTGCTTCACTGTCAGAAGGAAGCTTTTCCTCTACTGAAATTCTTGATCTCTTGCTTGGACACTCTCAGTTTGTATTGACAATTCTCTGCGGTGATGCCACTTCTGATTCATCTTCTTTTGCACCCAGTGGAACATTATTGCAGCCAGTCCCTAGTATCTTGAAATCAGTTGATGTCATTTGTATTGATCAAATCACACAAAAGGGCGGGGTCATCTGTGATATGTTGTCCAAGCTGAAAAATGAAAACTGTTCTCTAGAAAAGAGAAGGTTGGAACTAATTAAGTTGCTCAGAGTATTGTATCATTTTAGAAATAGAGAAAACAATACCGGGCTTGTAAAAGATGATCGCATGGATTCAAAGGAATTGATTTTCTTGCTCTTATCTGCCTATGGTGCAACTCTGAGTGAAACTGATCTAGAGATACTCCATCTCATGCATCAGATTGAATCAATTGAAGGATCAGAGTATGATACAATTGCTGAAATGGATTATCTGTGGGGTAGTTCTGCCTTGAAGTTTAAAAAAGAACTCACAGTAGATAAATTAGCATCTTGTTCAACTGAAGAACGACACAGAATGCTGTTCAGAGAGAACATTCCAGTTGATACAAAGCTATGCATGAAGACAGTTCTGCATTTTTGCTATAATAGATCTTCACGGACTGCTATTGTCTCCCTGAAAAAACTTTTGGAGGACAACTTTGTTGATACGACAGAG AGACCATCTTCAAATGATCACCTACTTCAACGATATGATCCTGCTTTTATACTGAGGTTCTCCATTCATTGCCTATTGATGGGTTACATTGAAGCCATAGAATTTTCTCGACTAGGCTTGCTTGCGATTACATTTGTTAGCATATCTTCACCTGATGATGATTTGCGAAAATTAGGTTATGAGTCCCTTGGAAGCTTCAAGAAGGCTTTGCAG GCATAA